One window of Nicotiana tomentosiformis chromosome 11, ASM39032v3, whole genome shotgun sequence genomic DNA carries:
- the LOC138902035 gene encoding uncharacterized protein: MQNLKKRLEAAKGHWAEELPGALWAYRTTAKSSTWETHFSLVYDAASLIPVEVGEPTLRYLQEDEESNNEAMLINLEMLEERRDLAHVRMAAQKQRMERYYNQRTNLSYFKVGDLVLRKVTQNTRELNAGKLTSTWESPYRVSAITGKGSYELENHNRDKLPSNWNVAQLKKNY; this comes from the coding sequence AtgcaaaacctgaagaaaaggttaGAAGCAGCAAAAGGCCATTGGGCAGAAGAATTACCTGGAGCGTTATGGGCCTACCGGACAACGGCCAAGTCAAGCACATGGGAAACCCATTTTTCCCTGGTGTACGACGCAGCATCTTTGATACCAGTAGAAGTAGGGGAACCAACCTTAAGGTATTTACAAGAAGACGAAGAGTCAAACAATGaggcaatgctaatcaacttagAAATGCTTGAGGAACGCAGAGACCTGGCAcatgtaagaatggcagctcaaaagcagaggatggagcgatattataatcaaaGAACCAACCTTAGTtacttcaaagtaggagacttggtcttgaggaaggtGACTCAAAACACCCGAGAACTCAACGCCGGCAAGTTAACCTCTACATGGGAAAGCCCTTatcgggtttcagctatcaccggtAAAGGGTCATACGAGTTGGAAAACCACAACAGAGACAAGTTgcccagcaactggaacgtggctcaGCTAAAAAAAAATTACTGA